The proteins below are encoded in one region of Mauremys reevesii isolate NIE-2019 linkage group 15, ASM1616193v1, whole genome shotgun sequence:
- the LOC120383647 gene encoding olfactory receptor 1020-like, translating into MADRDWRNQTAVTEFILLGFGDLPDLQILLFVMFLVIYMATVTGNILIIALVVADQHLHTPMYFFLGNLSCLETCYTSTILPRMLVSLLTGDKTISFNGCFSQLYFFSALVGTECCLLAAMSYDRYLAICKPLHYSALMNTRFCLQLAAGSWLNGCLATAIFVLFMSHLIFCGPNEIDHFYCDLIPLIKLSCSDTHLTVLLDFVLSCVFTLPPFLLTLTSYVCILTTILTIPSTTGRQKAFSTCSSHLIVVTIYYGTLMIVYMLPKRDTLSFLNKVLSVCYTVLTPLVNPLIYSLRNREVKEALSKAVSKYVAFTKTCRDS; encoded by the coding sequence atggcagacagagactggAGAAATCAAACAGCTGTCACAGAATTTATCCTCCTGGGATTTGGGGATCTCCCTGACCTGCAAATTCTACTCTTTGTGATGTTCCTAGTGATCTACATGGCAACTGTGactgggaacatcctcatcattgcACTAGTTGTcgctgatcagcaccttcacacccccatgtacttcttcctggggaacttgtcctgcctggagacctgctacacctccaccatcctgcccaggatgctggtcagtctcctgactggggacaaaACCATCTCATTCAATGGCTGTTTCTCACAACTGTATTTCTTTTCTGCTCTGGTAGGTACAGAATGCTGTCTCCTAGCAgcgatgtcttatgatcggtatttagcgatATGTAAACCCCTGCATTATTCAGCTCTTATGAATACCAGATTTTGCCTCCAGTTGGCTGCTGGGTCATGGTTGAATGGTTGTTTGGCTACTGCCATATTTGTATTATTCATGTCTCACTTAATATTCTGTGGCCcgaatgaaattgaccatttctacTGTGATCTCATCCCATTGATAaaactctcctgcagtgacacaCACCTTACCGTATTGCTAGATTTCGTACTATCCTGTGTATTCACCCTGCCTCCATTCCTACTAACCCTGACATCCTATGTGTGTATCCTCACCACCATCCTGACAATCCCTTCCACCACCGGGAGGCAAAAGgcattttccacctgctcctctcacctcatcgTGGTGACGATTTACTATGGAACCCTAATGATTGTCTACATGCTACCGAAACGCGACACATTAAGCTTCCTCAACAAAGTGCTCTCTGTTTGCTACACAGTCCTGACTCCCCTGGtaaaccccctcatctacagcctgagaaacagagaggtcaaggaagCCTTGAGCAAAGCAGTCAGTAAATATGTGGCTTTCACAAAAACATGCAGAGACTCCTAG
- the LOC120383646 gene encoding olfactory receptor 11A1-like encodes MEDRDWRNQTDGMEFILLGFGDLPELKILLFLMFLVIYIATVTGNILITALVVADQHLHTPMYFFLGNLSCLETCYTSAILPLMLASLLTGDKTISASGCIIQMYFFGSLVCTECYLLAVMSYDRYLAICKPLHYSTLMNTRFSLQLAAGSWLNGCLAGTIFVSFLSQLTFCGPNEIDHFYCDVIPFMELSCSDTHWLVLFHFILSCVFTLPPFLLTLTSYVCIIACILSIPSTAGRQKAFSTCSSHLIVVTIYYGTLMIVYMLPNHNTLSLLNKVLSLSYTVMTPLVNPLIYSLRNREVKEALRKAVCKYVAFTKTS; translated from the coding sequence ATGGAAGACAGAGACTGGAGAAATCAAACAGATGGCATGGAATTCATCCTCCTAGGATTCGGGGATCTCCCTGAACTGAaaattcttctcttcctgatGTTCCTAGTGATCTACATCGCAACCGTGACTGGGAACATTCTCATCACTGCACTAGTTGtggctgatcagcaccttcacacccccatgtacttcttcctagggaacttgtcctgcttggagactTGCTACACCTCAGCCATCCTGCCCCTGATGCTGGCCAGTCTTCTGACTGGGGACAAAACCATCTCAGCCAGTGGCTGCATCATACAAATGTATTTCTTTGGTTCTCTGGTATGTACAGAATGCTATCTCCTAGCAgtgatgtcttatgatcggtatttagcgatATGTAAACCCCTGCACTATTCAACTCTTATGAATACCAGGTTTAGTCTCCAATTGGCTGCTGGGTCCTGGTTAAATGGTTGTTTGGCTGGTACCATCTTTGTCTCATTCCTATCACAGTTAACATTCTGTGGCCcaaatgaaattgaccatttctatTGTGATGTCATCCCATTCATGGaactctcctgcagtgacacaCACTGGTTAGTATTGTTCCATTTCATCCTATCCTGTGTATTCACCCTGCCTCCATTCCTACTAACCCTGACATCCTACGTGTGTATCATTGCCTGCATCCTGAGTATCCCTTCCACTGCTGGGagacaaaaggccttttccacctgctcctcccatcTCATTGTGGTGACAATTTACTATGGAACCCTAATGATTGTCTATATGCTTCCAAACCACAATACATTAAGCCTCCTGAACAAAGTGCTCTCTCTTTCCTACACAGTCATGACTCCTCTGGTAaatcccctcatctacagcctgagaaacagagaaGTCAAAGAAGCCTTGAGAAAAGCGGTCTGTAAATATGTGGCTTTCACAAAAACTAGCTGA